The Phoenix dactylifera cultivar Barhee BC4 chromosome 17, palm_55x_up_171113_PBpolish2nd_filt_p, whole genome shotgun sequence genome contains a region encoding:
- the LOC103708235 gene encoding uncharacterized protein LOC103708235, which produces MAVAAVMKRPVADIPAFFRPPFALLRSLSTSVAPPASSSSAASESKPKRRKKKNLFDVIQFLPDWGIGYRVAKTHWRDVSYELSKINLYKDGRHGKAWGIRYKAGFPAADAPVKMSGINKRGWKYVPESAKNIQNSPKVVEQSLA; this is translated from the exons ATGGCGGTGGCGGCGGTGATGAAAAGGCCGGTGGCGGACATACCGGCCTTCTTCCGCCCACCCTTTGCTCTTCTTAGAAGCCTGAGCACTTCCGTCGCTCCTCCGGCTTCGAGTTCTTCAGCCGCTAGCGAGTCGAAGCCGAagcggaggaagaagaagaacctgTTCGACGTGATACAGTTCCTCCCCGACTGGGGGATCGGCTACAGGGTGGCGAAGACCCATTGGAGAGATGTCTCCTACGAGCTCTCCAAGATCAATCTCTATAAG GATGGGCGACACGGCAAGGCGTGGGGGATTAGATACAAGGCTG GTTTTCCAGCAGCAGATGCTCCTGTGAAAATGAGTGGCATAAACAAGCGCGGATGGAAGTATGTTCCAGAGTCTGCAAAGAACATTCAAAACTCTCCCAAAGTGGTGGAGCAGAGCTTGGCTTAG